From a single Nissabacter sp. SGAir0207 genomic region:
- the dinI gene encoding DNA damage-inducible protein I, whose product MRVELTLDKTKPLPGGALEALSGELSKRLNQQFDGVSVQVRYAGANHLSVLGGAKTDRALIEEILQQTWESADEWFTTDL is encoded by the coding sequence ATGCGTGTTGAATTGACCCTTGATAAAACCAAACCCTTGCCGGGCGGTGCCCTTGAGGCGCTCTCTGGCGAGCTGAGTAAACGCCTGAACCAGCAGTTCGACGGCGTATCGGTACAGGTGCGTTATGCTGGCGCCAACCATCTCTCCGTGTTGGGCGGCGCCAAAACAGACCGGGCACTCATCGAAGAGATCCTCCAGCAAACCTGGGAGAGCGCCGATGAGTGGTTCACCACCGATCTCTGA
- a CDS encoding NADH:flavin oxidoreductase/NADH oxidase, whose product MSQLFTPYHLGSLTLPNRIVIAPMCQYSSDDGKATSWHTIHLGNLALSGAGLLIVEATAVEAVGRITQQDLGLWDDETEQALSGVVKAIRENSDIPLGIQLGHAGRKASCQRPWEGGGSIPAGQPGGWKTVAPSAIPYNPEKDETPEAMSLARIEELKANFVAAAKRADRLGFDLLELHAAHGYLLHQFLSPLSNQRDDQYGGSLQNRMRLVLEIYQALRDAFPAEKPIGVRISATDWADGGWDLEQSVALAKALDELGCSYIHVSSGGNSTAQKIAVSPNYQVPFADRIRQAVEMPVIAVGLITEPEQAEAIVATGQADLVALARGMLYDPRWPWHAAARLGAKAIAPDQYKRSEPHALKGLFNDK is encoded by the coding sequence ATGAGTCAGCTATTTACCCCCTACCACCTTGGCTCCCTGACGCTTCCCAACCGTATCGTCATCGCACCGATGTGCCAATACTCCTCTGACGATGGCAAGGCCACCTCCTGGCACACCATCCACCTCGGCAATCTGGCGCTCTCCGGTGCTGGTCTGCTGATTGTGGAGGCGACGGCCGTAGAGGCCGTGGGCCGCATCACGCAGCAGGATCTGGGGCTGTGGGATGATGAGACGGAGCAGGCGCTCTCCGGCGTGGTGAAGGCCATCCGCGAAAATAGCGACATTCCACTGGGGATCCAGCTGGGCCACGCAGGCCGCAAGGCCTCCTGCCAGCGTCCGTGGGAGGGCGGCGGCTCCATCCCGGCGGGCCAGCCAGGTGGCTGGAAAACCGTTGCCCCCTCCGCCATTCCCTATAACCCAGAAAAGGATGAGACGCCGGAAGCCATGTCGTTGGCGCGCATTGAGGAGTTGAAGGCCAATTTTGTCGCCGCCGCCAAACGCGCTGACCGGCTGGGCTTCGACCTGCTGGAGCTGCACGCGGCACACGGCTACCTGCTGCACCAGTTCCTCTCGCCGCTCTCCAACCAGCGTGATGACCAGTATGGCGGCTCGCTGCAAAACCGTATGCGGCTGGTGCTGGAGATCTATCAGGCGCTGCGTGACGCCTTCCCGGCAGAAAAACCGATTGGGGTGCGCATCTCCGCCACTGACTGGGCGGACGGCGGCTGGGATCTGGAACAGTCCGTGGCGCTGGCAAAAGCGCTGGATGAGCTGGGTTGCAGCTACATCCACGTCTCCAGCGGCGGCAACTCCACCGCGCAGAAGATTGCCGTCAGCCCGAACTATCAGGTGCCTTTTGCCGATCGCATCCGTCAGGCGGTCGAGATGCCGGTCATCGCGGTGGGGCTGATCACCGAGCCAGAGCAGGCGGAGGCGATTGTCGCCACCGGCCAGGCCGATCTGGTGGCGCTGGCGCGCGGTATGCTGTATGACCCGCGCTGGCCGTGGCACGCCGCTGCCCGTCTGGGCGCGAAGGCGATTGCCCCTGACCAGTACAAGCGCTCGGAACCCCACGCGCTGAAAGGGCTGTTCAACGACAAATAA
- a CDS encoding YciI family protein produces the protein MYIVSLTYNQPIDAVDAHLAGHIDWLDRYFAQGVFLAAGRKVPRSGGVIMVQNVDRDELARILAEDPFQAVADYEVTELAVTRTQEALAALQGQ, from the coding sequence ATGTATATTGTCAGCCTCACCTATAACCAGCCCATCGACGCCGTGGATGCCCACCTGGCGGGCCATATCGACTGGCTCGACCGCTACTTTGCGCAGGGGGTGTTTTTGGCCGCTGGCCGCAAGGTGCCGCGCAGTGGCGGCGTGATTATGGTGCAAAATGTCGACCGTGACGAACTGGCGCGCATTCTGGCGGAAGACCCGTTCCAGGCCGTGGCCGACTATGAGGTGACCGAGTTGGCGGTCACCCGCACCCAGGAGGCGCTGGCCGCCCTGCAAGGCCAGTAA
- a CDS encoding cytochrome b: MKFRNDTHAFGHTSIVIHWLAALVVYGMFALGLWMVTLGYYDTWYHRAPELHKSIGTLLFIVMLFRVLWRFVSPPPLPLSSYSALTRMAATAAHLLLLAGLIAIMVTGYLISTAEGQPISVFGWFNVPALFSLDATQTDLAGDLHLWLAWGVVILSVLHALAALKHHFIDRDDTLKRMLGRRLS; the protein is encoded by the coding sequence ATGAAATTCCGCAATGATACCCATGCCTTTGGGCATACCAGTATTGTGATCCATTGGCTGGCGGCGCTGGTGGTTTATGGCATGTTCGCCCTCGGATTATGGATGGTGACACTTGGCTACTACGATACCTGGTATCACCGGGCACCAGAGCTGCATAAGAGCATCGGCACCCTGCTGTTTATCGTGATGCTGTTCCGCGTGCTGTGGCGCTTTGTCTCGCCGCCGCCCCTGCCGCTCAGCAGTTACAGCGCGCTCACGCGGATGGCCGCCACAGCTGCGCACCTGCTGCTGCTGGCCGGGCTGATTGCCATCATGGTCACCGGTTATTTGATCTCCACCGCGGAGGGCCAGCCCATTAGCGTCTTTGGCTGGTTTAACGTGCCAGCGCTGTTTAGCCTCGACGCCACCCAGACCGATCTGGCCGGTGACCTGCACCTCTGGCTGGCGTGGGGCGTGGTGATCCTCTCGGTGCTACATGCGCTGGCTGCGCTGAAACACCACTTTATCGATCGCGATGACACCCTCAAACGGATGCTGGGTCGCCGCCTCTCTTGA
- a CDS encoding response regulator transcription factor → MRILIVDSCAYTFLGTSSFLADYPHITLQQAASPEQALPMLRGAFFDVVLVNLTHHCRCSGPFPSLADFFLLCGPARVYIYLDAPYPTSTAPIPLSGRVALMNKHGLTALLPMLTAPCQPGGFITYTNNGYLFTRQELAVIVLWIDHQKTNHQIAQQLGICGRTVYVHKRHATQKLAVRNRLEFCSLYPMLKYVIFPPAYRRLTDNPLLAYLDYDLVP, encoded by the coding sequence ATGCGAATACTTATTGTTGATAGTTGTGCCTATACCTTTCTCGGCACATCCAGTTTCCTGGCAGATTATCCCCATATTACCCTCCAGCAGGCCGCCTCCCCTGAACAGGCCCTCCCGATGTTGCGCGGCGCCTTCTTTGATGTGGTGCTGGTAAACCTGACCCACCACTGCCGTTGCAGCGGCCCTTTTCCTTCGCTGGCGGATTTTTTCCTGTTGTGCGGCCCGGCGCGGGTCTACATCTACCTTGATGCCCCCTATCCCACCTCAACGGCCCCGATTCCGCTCTCTGGCCGGGTGGCGCTGATGAACAAACATGGCCTGACGGCTCTGCTCCCCATGCTGACCGCGCCATGCCAGCCAGGTGGCTTTATCACCTATACCAACAACGGCTATCTCTTTACCCGGCAGGAGCTGGCCGTGATCGTGCTGTGGATAGACCACCAGAAGACCAACCACCAGATCGCCCAGCAACTGGGGATCTGCGGCCGTACGGTGTACGTGCACAAGCGTCACGCCACCCAGAAGCTGGCGGTGCGCAACCGGCTGGAGTTCTGTTCCCTCTACCCGATGCTTAAGTATGTGATCTTCCCGCCCGCCTATCGCCGCCTGACAGATAATCCGCTGCTGGCTTACCTGGATTATGATTTGGTTCCCTAA
- a CDS encoding YceI family protein: MTHLLKRSVLGVTLASLMMSAGAAVAADYKIDKEGQHAFLQFRIKHLGYSWIYGSFNDFDGNFTFDEQNPSADKVNVTINTNSVDTNHAERDKHLRSAEFLNTGKYPQATFTSTKVEKDGDELKITGDFTLNGVTKPLTLEAKLIGQGDDPWGSYRAGFEAEGEFALKDYNINTKLGPASQNVELIISLEGVRPK, translated from the coding sequence ATGACCCACCTGCTTAAGCGCAGCGTTCTGGGCGTGACCCTCGCCTCCCTGATGATGAGCGCGGGGGCGGCCGTGGCCGCTGACTACAAGATTGATAAAGAGGGGCAGCACGCGTTCTTGCAGTTCCGCATCAAGCACCTGGGCTATAGCTGGATCTATGGCAGCTTCAATGATTTTGACGGTAACTTCACCTTTGATGAGCAGAACCCTTCCGCTGACAAGGTGAACGTGACCATCAATACCAACAGCGTGGACACTAACCATGCCGAGCGTGACAAGCACTTGCGCAGCGCGGAGTTCCTGAATACCGGCAAGTATCCGCAGGCGACCTTCACCTCCACCAAGGTGGAGAAGGATGGCGACGAGCTGAAGATCACCGGTGACTTTACGCTCAATGGCGTGACCAAGCCGCTGACGCTGGAAGCCAAGCTGATTGGCCAGGGGGATGATCCGTGGGGCAGCTACCGCGCTGGCTTTGAGGCCGAGGGCGAGTTCGCGCTGAAGGATTACAATATCAATACCAAGCTTGGCCCGGCCTCACAGAATGTGGAGCTGATCATCTCGCTGGAAGGGGTCAGGCCGAAATAA
- the bssS gene encoding biofilm formation regulator BssS yields MDRKDEVIQTHPLVGWDISTVDVYDAMMIRLHYLSSTDQSPEEAHVDRTLWLTTDVARQLVSILEAGIAKIESNEYLDLDHRKH; encoded by the coding sequence ATGGACAGAAAAGATGAAGTAATTCAGACACACCCGCTCGTAGGTTGGGATATCAGTACCGTCGATGTTTACGACGCCATGATGATTCGTCTTCATTACCTGTCTTCAACAGACCAGTCACCCGAAGAGGCCCATGTCGACAGGACATTATGGCTGACTACCGATGTTGCACGGCAACTCGTCTCCATTCTTGAAGCTGGCATCGCAAAAATCGAATCCAATGAATACCTGGATCTTGATCACCGTAAACATTAA
- a CDS encoding rhodanese-related sulfurtransferase has product MPVLHNQISNEELKARMLAETEPRTTISFYKYFTLDDPKAFRDALYLAFIAEKVFGRVYIAKEGINAQISVPQSRVEAFKQALFTSHPALDQVRLNIALEDDGKSFWVLRMKVRERIVADGIEDETFDPSNVGAYLKADQVNQMIDDPNTVFVDMRNHYEYEVGHFSNALEVPSDTFRDQLPMAVEMLQEQKEKNIVMYCTGGIRCEKASAYMLHHGFKNIYHVEGGIIEYTRRAREQGLPLKFIGKNFVFDERMGERVSDDVIAHCHQCGTSCDTHTNCKNDGCHLLFIQCPQCAEAFEGCCSEICCEELKLPPEEQRARRAGRENGNKIFNKSKGMLRPRLHIPAPDNSDA; this is encoded by the coding sequence ATGCCAGTGTTACATAACCAGATTTCCAATGAAGAACTGAAGGCGCGCATGTTGGCCGAAACCGAGCCGCGCACCACCATTTCGTTCTACAAATATTTCACCCTTGACGATCCCAAGGCGTTCCGTGACGCACTCTATCTGGCGTTCATCGCGGAAAAGGTGTTCGGCCGCGTCTATATCGCCAAAGAGGGCATCAATGCCCAGATCAGCGTACCGCAGAGCCGCGTAGAGGCGTTCAAGCAGGCGCTGTTCACCAGCCACCCGGCGCTGGATCAGGTGCGCCTGAACATCGCGCTGGAAGACGATGGCAAATCATTCTGGGTACTGCGCATGAAGGTACGTGAGCGCATCGTGGCCGATGGCATTGAGGATGAGACCTTTGATCCCTCCAACGTCGGCGCGTACCTGAAGGCCGATCAGGTCAACCAGATGATTGACGATCCCAACACGGTGTTCGTCGACATGCGCAACCACTACGAGTATGAAGTGGGCCACTTCAGCAACGCCCTGGAGGTGCCCTCTGACACCTTCCGCGACCAGCTGCCGATGGCGGTAGAGATGTTGCAGGAGCAGAAAGAGAAGAACATCGTGATGTACTGCACCGGCGGTATCCGCTGCGAGAAGGCCAGTGCCTACATGCTGCACCACGGTTTCAAGAACATCTACCACGTCGAGGGCGGGATCATTGAGTACACCCGCCGCGCCCGCGAGCAGGGGCTGCCGCTGAAGTTCATCGGCAAAAACTTTGTCTTTGATGAGCGCATGGGCGAGCGGGTGTCGGACGATGTGATTGCCCACTGCCACCAGTGCGGCACCTCCTGCGACACCCACACCAACTGCAAGAATGACGGCTGCCACCTGCTGTTCATCCAGTGCCCGCAGTGTGCCGAGGCCTTTGAGGGCTGCTGTAGCGAGATCTGCTGTGAAGAGCTGAAGCTGCCGCCTGAGGAGCAGCGCGCGCGCCGTGCCGGCCGTGAGAATGGCAATAAGATTTTCAACAAATCGAAGGGCATGTTGCGCCCACGCCTGCACATCCCGGCGCCGGACAACAGCGACGCCTGA
- the solA gene encoding N-methyl-L-tryptophan oxidase encodes MEYDLIVVGSGSVGAAAGYYAHQAGLKTLMIDSAMPPHKSGSHHGQTRIIRHAYGEGERYVPLVLRAQALWEQLATLSEATVFHRCGVINIGSAQSAFLHNARQSAERHGLPVEILDAQQVQARWPVFTVPDEFIGIFEPRSGVLECEKAIESYIRLAREAGCAQLFNCPVSAVTPLEQGMSVTTPEGVFTARKVVICAGSWVKALLPELPMQPVRKVFAWHQADGRYSQENHFPAFTVEAGENDHYYGFPAGKEGLKLGKHNGGQPIETLAECRPFGSVAEDGTEVFRFLRRFLPGVGVCLHGEACSYDMSPDEDFIIDTLPDCPQAMVITGLSGHGFKFASVLGEIAALYADDQPIPFDLTPFRLNRFD; translated from the coding sequence ATGGAATATGATTTGATCGTTGTCGGCAGCGGCTCCGTGGGGGCGGCGGCGGGCTACTATGCGCATCAGGCCGGGCTGAAGACGCTGATGATTGACAGCGCGATGCCGCCGCACAAGAGCGGCAGCCACCACGGCCAGACACGCATTATTCGCCATGCCTACGGTGAGGGTGAGCGCTATGTGCCGCTGGTGCTGCGTGCGCAGGCACTATGGGAACAGCTGGCGACGCTGAGCGAAGCCACGGTGTTCCACCGTTGCGGCGTCATCAATATTGGCTCAGCGCAGTCAGCCTTCCTGCACAATGCCCGCCAGAGCGCGGAGCGCCACGGCCTGCCCGTGGAGATACTGGACGCCCAGCAGGTACAGGCACGCTGGCCAGTGTTTACCGTGCCGGACGAGTTCATCGGGATTTTTGAGCCGCGCTCTGGGGTACTGGAGTGTGAAAAGGCGATTGAAAGCTACATCCGGCTGGCCCGTGAGGCCGGTTGTGCCCAGCTGTTCAACTGCCCGGTCAGCGCCGTTACCCCGCTCGAGCAGGGCATGAGCGTCACCACGCCGGAGGGGGTATTTACCGCGCGCAAAGTGGTGATCTGCGCCGGTAGCTGGGTGAAAGCGCTGCTGCCTGAGCTGCCGATGCAGCCGGTGCGCAAGGTCTTCGCCTGGCATCAGGCCGATGGGCGCTACAGCCAGGAGAACCACTTCCCGGCCTTCACCGTTGAAGCGGGCGAAAATGACCACTATTACGGTTTCCCGGCGGGCAAAGAGGGGCTGAAACTGGGCAAGCACAATGGCGGCCAGCCGATTGAGACGCTGGCTGAGTGTCGGCCATTCGGCAGTGTGGCGGAAGATGGCACCGAGGTGTTCCGCTTCCTGCGCCGCTTCCTGCCGGGTGTTGGTGTCTGCCTGCATGGCGAAGCGTGCAGCTATGACATGTCGCCAGACGAGGACTTTATCATTGATACCCTGCCCGACTGCCCGCAGGCGATGGTCATCACCGGCCTGAGTGGCCACGGCTTTAAATTTGCCAGTGTCCTCGGGGAGATTGCCGCCCTTTATGCCGATGACCAGCCCATTCCCTTTGACCTCACGCCGTTCCGCCTGAACCGTTTCGACTGA
- the pyrC gene encoding dihydroorotase produces the protein MTARPQVLKIRRPDDWHIHLRDDDMLRTVVPYTSEVFGRAIVMPNLVPPVTSCKQAIAYRDRILAAVPAGHRFEPLMTCYLTDTLDANELVQGFEQGIFTAAKLYPANATTNSSHGVTHVPGIYPLFEQMQKIGMPLLIHGEVTHAHVDIFDREARFIDEVMDPIRRHFPSLKIVFEHITTKDAAEYVLGGDRFLGATVTPQHLMFNRNDMLVGGIRPHLFCLPILKRNIHQEALRRAVASGSDRFFLGTDSAPHTRHRKESSCGCAGCFNAPLAMSAYATVFEELGALEHLEAFASLNGPQFYGLPVNEDFIELERVEVTQPQEIALPGDTIVPFLAGQTLPWRVRNQSA, from the coding sequence ATGACCGCACGACCGCAAGTTCTGAAGATCCGCCGCCCTGACGACTGGCACATCCATCTGCGTGATGATGACATGCTCAGAACCGTGGTGCCCTACACCAGCGAGGTTTTTGGCCGGGCGATTGTCATGCCGAATCTGGTTCCCCCTGTCACCTCGTGTAAGCAAGCGATTGCGTATCGGGATCGTATCCTGGCGGCCGTGCCCGCGGGCCACCGTTTCGAACCGCTGATGACCTGCTACCTGACTGACACCCTGGACGCCAATGAACTGGTGCAGGGCTTTGAGCAGGGCATCTTTACCGCCGCCAAACTCTACCCGGCCAATGCCACCACCAACTCCTCCCACGGCGTGACGCACGTGCCGGGCATCTATCCCCTGTTCGAGCAGATGCAGAAGATCGGTATGCCGCTGCTGATCCACGGCGAGGTGACCCACGCGCACGTGGATATTTTCGACCGCGAGGCGCGCTTCATTGATGAGGTGATGGATCCTATCCGCCGCCACTTCCCGTCGTTGAAGATTGTGTTTGAGCACATCACCACCAAAGATGCGGCAGAGTACGTGCTGGGCGGCGACCGTTTCCTCGGTGCCACCGTCACTCCCCAGCACCTGATGTTCAACCGCAATGACATGCTGGTGGGCGGCATCCGTCCCCATCTGTTCTGCCTGCCAATCTTGAAGCGCAATATCCACCAGGAGGCGCTGCGCCGCGCGGTCGCCAGCGGCAGTGACCGCTTCTTCCTCGGCACTGACTCCGCGCCGCACACCCGCCACCGCAAGGAGTCCAGCTGTGGCTGTGCCGGCTGCTTCAACGCGCCGCTGGCAATGTCTGCCTATGCCACCGTCTTTGAGGAGCTGGGCGCGCTGGAGCATCTGGAGGCCTTCGCCTCGCTCAACGGCCCGCAGTTCTACGGCCTGCCGGTCAATGAGGATTTCATTGAGCTGGAGCGCGTTGAGGTAACCCAGCCGCAAGAGATTGCCCTGCCCGGTGACACCATTGTGCCTTTCCTGGCTGGCCAGACGCTGCCGTGGCGGGTACGCAATCAGAGCGCATAA
- a CDS encoding putative quinol monooxygenase has product MEVRVVATLVAKPEHQEEVASTLHEIIEPSRLEVGCIQYELHQDSEDPACFVFFERWRSQEALDKHNNSEHFGRFASQLEGKLASLDIKTLKQIA; this is encoded by the coding sequence ATGGAAGTGCGTGTCGTCGCAACCTTGGTCGCCAAGCCTGAACATCAGGAAGAGGTGGCCAGCACACTGCATGAGATCATTGAACCGAGCCGGCTGGAAGTGGGGTGCATTCAGTATGAACTGCATCAGGACAGCGAAGATCCAGCCTGCTTCGTCTTCTTTGAGCGCTGGCGCTCGCAGGAGGCGCTGGATAAGCACAATAACAGCGAACACTTTGGCCGCTTTGCCAGCCAGCTGGAGGGCAAGCTCGCCTCCCTGGACATCAAAACGCTGAAACAGATTGCCTGA
- a CDS encoding Kdo(2)-lipid IV(A) acyltransferase — protein sequence MTHLPTFNRSLLHPRYWPTWLGLGILYLLVLLPYPVIYRLGTALGRFSMRFLKRRVHIAHRNLTLCFPDMPAHERDELVRKNFESVGMGLFETGMGWFWPEWRVRHWFTVTGDEHIKQAHLDKEGVLLVGIHFLTLELGARIFGIYNPGIGVYRPHDNKLMDWIQTWGRTRSNKSMLDRKDLKGMIRSLKQGEIIWYAPDHDYGPRASVFAPLFAVPDAATTTGTYLLARMGKPAIIPFVPRRLPDGKGYEMHILPKVQDMPLESELAAATRMNQVVEEAILMAPDQYMWLHRRFKTRPEGQPSLY from the coding sequence ATGACGCACCTTCCAACCTTCAACCGATCCCTGCTGCATCCACGCTACTGGCCCACCTGGCTGGGGCTGGGCATCCTCTACCTGCTGGTGCTACTGCCCTACCCGGTAATCTACCGCCTTGGCACCGCGCTGGGACGCTTCTCCATGCGCTTTTTAAAACGTCGGGTGCACATCGCCCACCGCAACCTGACGCTCTGCTTCCCTGACATGCCAGCGCACGAGCGCGACGAGCTGGTACGCAAAAATTTTGAGTCGGTCGGCATGGGGCTGTTCGAGACCGGCATGGGTTGGTTCTGGCCGGAGTGGCGGGTGCGCCACTGGTTCACCGTCACCGGCGATGAGCACATCAAACAGGCCCACCTTGATAAAGAGGGCGTCTTGCTGGTGGGCATCCACTTCCTGACGCTGGAGCTGGGGGCGCGCATCTTCGGCATCTATAACCCCGGCATCGGCGTCTACCGCCCGCATGACAACAAGCTGATGGACTGGATCCAGACCTGGGGCCGTACCCGCTCCAACAAGAGTATGCTGGATCGCAAGGATTTGAAGGGCATGATCCGCAGCCTGAAACAGGGCGAGATTATCTGGTATGCGCCAGACCATGATTACGGCCCGCGCGCCAGCGTGTTCGCGCCGCTGTTCGCCGTGCCGGATGCCGCCACCACTACCGGCACCTACCTGCTGGCGCGGATGGGCAAGCCGGCCATCATCCCGTTTGTGCCGCGCCGCCTGCCGGATGGCAAGGGCTATGAGATGCACATCCTGCCGAAGGTGCAGGATATGCCGCTGGAGAGTGAGCTGGCGGCCGCCACCCGCATGAATCAGGTGGTGGAGGAGGCGATCCTGATGGCCCCTGACCAGTACATGTGGCTGCACCGCCGTTTCAAGACCCGCCCGGAGGGGCAACCGTCGCTCTACTGA